A segment of the Zingiber officinale cultivar Zhangliang chromosome 8B, Zo_v1.1, whole genome shotgun sequence genome:
TTACAAAAGAAGTAAAACTCCATCAATTAGTCTTCACAGCTTCTGATCACGTACAGTAAGAGACTTAAATCTGTTTAGAAATCCAAAATAAGAACTAAAAGATCAATTTATATACACAATTGAGAGTATATAAATCCTATTAGAATGCATGCATAATACTCATGCTCTGGCAATAAGATTAATGACGCTACCATATGAATCAAGAACCAAATCTTAATTAAGTTCAACCGTAGAATGCATAGCTCGTCCAGTCGTCGAAATCATCGAAATGCCTCGACAGGACAGAGGAGATCTCGGTGGTGTTGCGATCAGTGCTAAGGCCCGTATCCTGCGAAGGGCAGCCCAAGGATTGGTTCGAGCACTGCTCTACCTTGCAGTGCCTCTTAATCATGGCACCGGATGCTGCAGCTTCCTCATCGTAATTGCTCCCAGCAGCCAGAGCCCTGAGCGTTAATGCCTCGTCATGGTGCAAGCAGCCCAACTGTTCACGAGGAGGAAGAGGAATATTTGAGATCGCCATctgttgttgctgctgctgctggttCTGATCGAAACCTTTGAAGTCAAAAAGTGCTGCTACCTGATCTTGATCGAGGAAGCTTGAGCCAGGCATGCCGATCATGTCGGAGTACTCGAGGTAGCTGGGGAGATCCATTAGGGGAGGCAAAGTGGTAGACTGCACGATCTCATCCGACGTAGAGTTTTTCTTAAGCACCGGCGCCCCTAAATTCTTGTGGATCACCCTGCAAACAACCCACTCATCCTGCAATTAATTAATCACAACATAATTCAGAAACTTTCAAGTAATTGAGATCAAATTAAAGGATGGGATAATTAGGATTGTGGATTAATCTCACAACATAATCTGTACCTTTGCAGATTTGGGGAGACTGGGGAGGGAATTCTTGCCTTCGAGCCTGAACTCATGCATGACCCAATCGGTCTTCTCGCCCTTGGGAGCTCTTCCTTTGTAGAAAACAAGGGTCTTCTTCATGCCGACGAGGACCCCTTTGCCTCTGTAAATCTCCTTATCCTTTCCTGTGGCTTTCCAGTAGCCAGCTTTGGTAGCCCGGTTGGTTCTCATCCCGGTAGGGTATTTCCTATCCCTGTGACAGTAGAAGTACATCTCCTTCTCCCCCATCTTCGCCTTGCCTGAGTTGAGTGCACCcccatcaaattaattaattaaaccagGACGAAATAATCAATCGATCGACAAGTTAAAGTACTACGTACAAAaccgaaataaaaaaaaattaatttcagatTTAATTTCCCTTACTCTGAAGATCCCAAGGCTCGCACTTGTTGAGGTCCACCTCTCCCATGGCTCTCGCAGTGAAGCCATGGTCGAGGATTTTCGGTGTGAGGTAGTGGGTGGCGATCTCTTCGTCCGTGGGGTGGAATCTGAATCCAGGGGGCAAATCCATGCCCTCGTCCTCCATTGTAGTTGCACCTCAACAAGATTTCAGGATCCCcaaggagagaatgaaggaagagGATCGATGGTATGGTATGAATCCAAGGAGCTAGCTAGGACATATTAttaagaaagaagagaagagagcGAAGAGGAAGGGCTAAATTAAATAGAATGAGCAGCGACAATACAGATATCCTTGTTGCCCAAGCCACTTGCAAGAGAAGCCTCCACGGAGAGGGTGTCCCACAACTAGATAGATAGCTACCCAACCATTCTTTAAATGTTGCTGTCATAACCCATAATATTCTTCTTCCTCCACCTTATTTAATAAATACACTGCGCTTAATTTGTTTTCATCCTCTCCAAAGTTAAAT
Coding sequences within it:
- the LOC122017161 gene encoding NAC domain-containing protein 46-like isoform X2, encoding MEDEGMDLPPGFRFHPTDEEIATHYLTPKILDHGFTARAMGEVDLNKCEPWDLQSKAKMGEKEMYFYCHRDRKYPTGMRTNRATKAGYWKATGKDKEIYRGKGVLVGMKKTLVFYKGRAPKGEKTDWVMHEFRLEGKNSLPSLPKSAKDEWVVCRVIHKNLGAPVLKKNSTSDEIVQSTTLPPLMDLPSYLEYSDMIGMPGSSFLDQDQLGCLHHDEALTLRALAAGSNYDEEAAASGAMIKRHCKVEQCSNQSLGCPSQDTGLSTDRNTTEISSVLSRHFDDFDDWTSYAFYG
- the LOC122017161 gene encoding NAC domain-containing protein 92-like isoform X1 — its product is MEDEGMDLPPGFRFHPTDEEIATHYLTPKILDHGFTARAMGEVDLNKCEPWDLQSKAKMGEKEMYFYCHRDRKYPTGMRTNRATKAGYWKATGKDKEIYRGKGVLVGMKKTLVFYKGRAPKGEKTDWVMHEFRLEGKNSLPSLPKSAKDEWVVCRVIHKNLGAPVLKKNSTSDEIVQSTTLPPLMDLPSYLEYSDMIGMPGSSFLDQDQVAALFDFKGFDQNQQQQQQQMAISNIPLPPREQLGCLHHDEALTLRALAAGSNYDEEAAASGAMIKRHCKVEQCSNQSLGCPSQDTGLSTDRNTTEISSVLSRHFDDFDDWTSYAFYG